One region of Micromonospora lupini genomic DNA includes:
- a CDS encoding ABC transporter substrate-binding protein, whose product MTRTISRRRLLAGAAGLGSAALLAACGKDESGDAGTVTLNVWGGVPAENGPDALFAAFTAKHPNIKVKYTRFVNDDQGNLKLDTALQGGLEIDVVVSYARSALAKRVEAGLLTDLTERLSGDPVLKAFAPAANPASNYFFDGKAYSAPASRSVETVLANKSLLDKAGVTVPTDWTTADFRAIAKQLSGNGVYGCLIPPDLARQQLGPDFTYKPGGRESNFDHPAFRQNFQLRLDMMAEKSAVPMTEIVAQKWDAFAQTPFLTGKVAMWISQPFVMRYIKDTKEYPHDFKTVLLPMPAPQKGAQFWNTGAYGDNVAITKKSKHQDAAFTLLRFWLGEGAAHMVPGGRLPSLPGGDTAKLAADLGGPDAAKLFDEQSLVTNLLTSDARIPVDAIQTAHAEISTIMNGLNQRVLLGNISIDQWARTAREQCDAAIKKAA is encoded by the coding sequence ATGACACGTACGATCAGCCGCCGGCGCCTGCTCGCGGGCGCGGCCGGACTGGGTTCCGCCGCCCTCCTCGCGGCCTGCGGCAAGGACGAGTCCGGTGACGCCGGCACGGTGACTCTCAACGTCTGGGGCGGAGTGCCTGCGGAGAACGGACCCGACGCCCTGTTCGCCGCGTTCACCGCGAAGCACCCGAACATCAAGGTCAAGTACACCCGTTTCGTCAACGACGATCAGGGCAACCTCAAGCTCGACACCGCGCTGCAGGGCGGTCTCGAGATCGACGTGGTCGTGTCGTACGCGCGCTCGGCCCTGGCCAAACGCGTCGAGGCGGGTCTGCTCACCGACCTCACCGAACGGCTCTCCGGTGACCCGGTGTTGAAGGCCTTCGCCCCCGCCGCGAATCCGGCAAGCAACTACTTCTTCGACGGCAAGGCGTACTCCGCACCGGCCAGCCGCAGCGTGGAGACAGTGCTGGCGAACAAGAGCCTGCTCGACAAGGCCGGCGTCACCGTCCCGACGGACTGGACGACCGCCGACTTCCGCGCGATCGCGAAACAGCTTTCCGGCAACGGCGTGTACGGGTGTCTCATCCCGCCGGACCTTGCCCGCCAGCAGCTCGGCCCGGACTTCACCTACAAGCCCGGCGGCCGCGAGTCCAACTTCGACCACCCGGCGTTCCGGCAGAACTTCCAGCTCCGGCTGGACATGATGGCCGAGAAGTCCGCCGTCCCGATGACCGAGATCGTCGCGCAGAAGTGGGACGCGTTCGCCCAGACCCCGTTCCTCACGGGGAAGGTCGCGATGTGGATCTCCCAGCCGTTCGTCATGCGCTATATCAAGGACACCAAGGAGTATCCGCACGACTTCAAGACCGTTCTGCTGCCGATGCCGGCGCCGCAGAAGGGCGCGCAGTTCTGGAACACCGGTGCCTACGGCGACAACGTGGCCATCACCAAGAAGTCCAAGCACCAGGACGCCGCCTTCACGCTCCTGCGGTTCTGGCTCGGCGAAGGCGCGGCACACATGGTGCCCGGCGGCCGGCTCCCGTCGCTGCCCGGGGGCGACACCGCCAAGCTGGCCGCCGATCTGGGCGGACCCGACGCCGCGAAGCTGTTCGACGAGCAGTCGCTTGTCACCAACCTGCTGACCTCGGACGCGCGGATTCCCGTGGACGCCATCCAGACGGCGCACGCGGAGATCTCCACGATCATGAACGGGCTCAACCAGCGGGTCCTGCTCGGGAACATCAGCATCGACCAGTGGGCCCGGACCGCCAGGGAACAGTGCGACGCCGCGATCAAAAAGGCGGCCTAG
- a CDS encoding NAD-dependent epimerase/dehydratase family protein — MSGPRRILVTGAAGRLGRAALTLFADRLIPTTGLDLHDPGDTRADRMVTGSAGDPIVVRDALAEVDAVFHCAAIPAPTLGTPHEVFTTNTQATFTVLEEAAQRGVRRAVIASSLSVTGLPWSPHPQTPAYLPIDEDLPLQVADPYALSKQTDEAIGAMMARRHGMTVVALRLPLLGGPGDQFEKYARNYVEHPSWGAKEMWAYLDTRDAARAGLLALTAPVTGFHAVFVAAPDTLSATDTEALLDEHLPGVPRRTRLTGRSVAIDTGRATRLLGFTPEHLHPLSPPGQPPFSDQEVTP; from the coding sequence GTGAGCGGGCCCCGGCGGATCCTGGTCACCGGTGCGGCCGGACGGCTGGGCCGGGCGGCGCTGACGCTGTTCGCCGATCGGCTCATCCCCACCACCGGTCTCGACCTGCACGACCCGGGCGACACCCGGGCGGACCGGATGGTGACCGGATCCGCCGGGGACCCCATCGTGGTACGCGACGCCCTCGCTGAGGTCGACGCCGTCTTCCACTGCGCGGCCATCCCCGCGCCCACCCTCGGCACACCGCACGAGGTGTTCACCACCAACACCCAGGCGACGTTCACGGTGCTTGAGGAGGCGGCTCAGCGGGGCGTCCGCCGGGCCGTGATCGCCAGCAGCCTGTCGGTGACCGGTCTGCCCTGGTCGCCGCACCCGCAGACACCGGCCTACCTGCCCATCGACGAGGATCTGCCGCTGCAGGTGGCCGACCCGTACGCGCTGTCGAAGCAGACCGACGAGGCGATCGGCGCCATGATGGCCCGCCGGCACGGGATGACCGTCGTCGCACTGCGCCTGCCGCTGCTCGGCGGTCCCGGCGACCAGTTCGAGAAGTACGCCCGCAACTACGTCGAACACCCGTCGTGGGGCGCCAAGGAGATGTGGGCGTACCTGGACACCCGCGACGCCGCCCGCGCCGGCCTGTTGGCCCTCACCGCCCCCGTGACGGGATTCCACGCGGTGTTCGTCGCCGCGCCGGACACCCTGAGCGCCACCGACACGGAGGCGCTGCTTGACGAACACCTACCGGGGGTGCCCCGGCGGACGCGACTGACCGGCCGGAGCGTCGCCATCGACACCGGTCGAGCCACGCGGCTGCTCGGCTTCACCCCCGAGCACCTCCATCCACTGTCCCCACCCGGACAGCCACCATTCTCAGATCAGGAAGTGACGCCATGA
- a CDS encoding sugar-binding protein translates to MRVATGLAVLIGLPMIGVAHQAFADAPAASAVLSATPQWNGMAGNPGDASGQISAAATERGGRPCWTTTQTPITNDFLYFRVDAARQPAATGYAFVKVSYFDAGPGHFTIQYDGTGQNRAGDAVPLTGGNVWRSYVFQLADAEFKGDLPSGADFRIASWDSRLGRSATDLCVADVSVSFSTAEAVRITATNLVFSGSEPRTIPVTSSAASVRWAAADEQGVPAASGTAAVSGGTATVDLAAVKPGYYTLGVTAEVGGLPVTRYTPVALLDALPADARRPGAPWGVGTHFSQSDPPSLIPTMAKVGYTHVRDALSWQHVEKTAGTYTMPTYGAPFLNGLAANGMEPLLVAAFANPLYDGGKTPSTPEGHAAFAAYASAMLSLSGTNKVEVYNEFDGGFNNGLCGRTPQCYLPLLQATYAKVKADHPQAEVVAPAGGGPAWWEELFQIGGLQYMDRFSAHLYGFPAPPEVRGVTLIPTFKDLIRRYNNGRDMPIDITENGFPTHTSGGVTELQQGDYLVRAASLAVANGASRYYWYDFLNDGTTASNQEYNFGVMRRPGYLGMNAYAPKPALVTQSVLIRQLAGLDFRAADNLGSGVYSYEFAGGPGKAPVRVMWATTPTQVELSTTTPVTVTNAYGRSNTLEPLQGKVTLDLTEHPVFTKGKPTALAVSNPKVYSVAVPDTVAVGDDIPVTLKVDRTHGGGGTWTNFHVEDNTYAVYAPAGQVGTKTVTVPGSTVKGPRTVHVRAGSGGSASMVLRDDAMITDPVVATVDPIVTSVGPLGGSLRVKITNNKSATALDVAQIAWTVGTQSGTVTGVAPVPPNSVTSVDIPVAGIVAWKSYDMSVRVDTTQLGAFRAGGTVGFNPIEADGQNAVVPVNLAADGAVDYRRVPYGGTSDLSGTVKLTRTADALWLTADVTDNNHAQTKTAGSMWDGDSIQLAVSPDLPGRSTARVEIGAALLGTGPAVYTFTPPAGGVAGATPGATAAIVRNGTTTSYRVSVPWSALGLSGPPTAPVALSFVVNDDDDGIGRAGWIQWGGGIVLAKNTAEFRPVQVMAP, encoded by the coding sequence ATGCGCGTCGCGACCGGACTGGCCGTTCTCATCGGTCTGCCCATGATCGGCGTCGCGCATCAAGCGTTCGCCGACGCGCCCGCGGCCTCCGCGGTGCTCTCGGCTACCCCGCAGTGGAACGGCATGGCCGGCAACCCCGGCGACGCCTCCGGCCAGATCTCCGCGGCGGCCACCGAGCGGGGCGGCCGCCCCTGCTGGACCACCACGCAGACGCCGATCACCAATGACTTCCTGTATTTCCGGGTCGACGCCGCCCGGCAGCCGGCCGCCACCGGTTACGCGTTCGTCAAGGTCAGCTACTTCGACGCCGGCCCCGGACACTTCACGATCCAATACGACGGCACGGGGCAGAACCGGGCCGGTGACGCCGTCCCGCTGACCGGCGGGAACGTCTGGCGTTCCTACGTCTTCCAGTTGGCCGACGCCGAGTTCAAGGGCGATCTGCCGTCCGGCGCCGACTTCCGCATCGCCTCCTGGGACAGCCGGCTCGGGCGGTCGGCCACCGACCTGTGCGTGGCCGATGTCTCGGTCAGCTTCAGCACCGCCGAGGCGGTGCGCATCACCGCGACGAACCTGGTCTTCAGCGGATCCGAGCCGCGGACCATCCCGGTGACCTCCAGCGCGGCCAGCGTGCGCTGGGCGGCCGCCGACGAGCAGGGCGTTCCGGCGGCCAGCGGCACGGCCGCGGTGTCCGGTGGCACGGCGACGGTCGACCTCGCCGCGGTCAAGCCCGGCTACTACACCCTCGGCGTCACGGCCGAGGTGGGTGGACTCCCGGTCACCAGGTACACGCCTGTGGCGCTGCTGGACGCGCTCCCCGCCGACGCCCGGCGGCCCGGGGCGCCGTGGGGAGTCGGGACCCACTTCTCCCAGAGCGACCCGCCCAGTCTCATCCCCACGATGGCGAAGGTCGGTTACACCCACGTCCGCGACGCCCTGTCCTGGCAGCATGTGGAGAAGACCGCCGGCACCTACACCATGCCCACCTACGGCGCCCCGTTCCTCAACGGGCTGGCCGCCAACGGCATGGAGCCTCTGCTGGTCGCGGCGTTCGCCAATCCGCTCTACGACGGCGGGAAGACGCCGAGCACACCGGAGGGCCACGCCGCGTTCGCCGCCTACGCCTCGGCGATGCTCAGCCTCTCCGGTACCAACAAGGTCGAGGTGTACAACGAGTTCGACGGGGGCTTCAACAACGGCCTGTGCGGTCGTACCCCGCAGTGCTACCTACCTCTGTTGCAGGCGACCTACGCCAAGGTGAAGGCCGACCACCCGCAGGCCGAGGTCGTCGCGCCGGCCGGCGGCGGACCCGCGTGGTGGGAAGAGCTGTTCCAGATCGGCGGCCTGCAGTACATGGACCGCTTCAGCGCGCACCTCTACGGCTTTCCCGCACCGCCGGAGGTCCGCGGCGTGACCCTGATCCCGACGTTCAAGGACCTGATCCGCCGCTATAACAACGGTCGCGACATGCCGATCGACATCACCGAGAACGGATTCCCGACCCACACCAGCGGCGGCGTCACCGAGCTGCAGCAGGGCGACTACCTCGTCCGGGCGGCCAGCCTGGCCGTGGCCAACGGGGCCAGCCGCTACTACTGGTACGACTTCCTCAACGACGGCACGACCGCGTCGAACCAGGAGTACAACTTCGGCGTGATGCGCCGTCCCGGGTACCTGGGGATGAACGCCTACGCCCCGAAGCCGGCGCTTGTCACGCAGTCGGTGCTGATCCGCCAGCTCGCCGGTCTGGACTTCCGTGCCGCCGACAACCTGGGGTCGGGTGTCTACTCGTACGAGTTCGCCGGTGGGCCCGGCAAGGCGCCGGTCCGGGTGATGTGGGCGACCACACCGACCCAGGTGGAGCTGAGCACCACCACCCCCGTCACGGTCACCAACGCCTACGGCCGGTCGAACACCCTGGAACCCCTGCAGGGCAAGGTGACGCTGGACCTGACCGAGCACCCGGTCTTCACCAAGGGCAAGCCGACGGCCCTCGCGGTGAGCAACCCGAAGGTGTACTCCGTCGCGGTTCCGGACACGGTCGCCGTCGGCGACGACATCCCGGTGACGCTGAAGGTGGACCGGACCCACGGTGGTGGGGGCACGTGGACCAATTTCCACGTCGAGGACAACACCTACGCGGTGTACGCGCCGGCCGGGCAGGTAGGAACGAAGACCGTCACCGTTCCCGGTAGCACGGTGAAGGGTCCGCGAACGGTACATGTGCGGGCCGGGTCCGGGGGATCGGCGTCGATGGTGCTGCGCGACGACGCGATGATCACCGATCCGGTCGTGGCGACAGTCGATCCGATCGTGACGTCGGTCGGGCCGCTCGGTGGGTCGCTGCGGGTGAAGATCACCAACAACAAGTCGGCGACGGCTCTGGACGTCGCACAGATCGCGTGGACGGTGGGGACGCAGAGCGGCACGGTGACCGGCGTCGCCCCGGTACCGCCGAACTCGGTCACCTCTGTCGACATACCGGTCGCGGGGATCGTCGCGTGGAAGTCGTACGACATGTCGGTGCGCGTCGACACGACACAGCTGGGCGCGTTCCGGGCCGGTGGGACCGTCGGCTTCAACCCGATCGAGGCCGACGGACAGAACGCCGTCGTACCCGTGAATCTGGCGGCCGACGGCGCGGTCGACTACCGGCGGGTTCCCTACGGCGGCACGTCGGACCTGTCGGGCACCGTCAAGCTCACCCGCACCGCGGACGCCCTGTGGTTGACGGCCGACGTGACCGACAACAACCACGCCCAGACGAAGACGGCCGGCAGTATGTGGGACGGCGACTCCATCCAACTGGCGGTCAGCCCCGACCTTCCGGGGCGGTCGACCGCCCGCGTCGAGATCGGCGCGGCGCTGCTGGGCACCGGTCCGGCCGTGTACACCTTCACGCCACCGGCCGGCGGAGTGGCCGGGGCGACGCCCGGCGCGACGGCGGCGATCGTCCGGAACGGAACCACCACCTCCTACCGCGTGTCGGTGCCCTGGTCCGCACTCGGGCTCAGCGGTCCGCCCACCGCGCCGGTCGCCCTGTCGTTCGTGGTAAACGATGACGACGACGGCATCGGCCGGGCCGGCTGGATCCAGTGGGGCGGCGGCATCGTCCTGGCCAAGAACACCGCGGAGTTCCGGCCGGTGCAGGTGATGGCGCCGTGA
- a CDS encoding IclR family transcriptional regulator produces MLPSQPNKSLQDGLDCLQLLASSAEALGSREVARRLGLEPSRANRLLKTLAHVRLIEQNERRRYRPGPGIHALAAQSLFGSGLIRRALGPLGELHVHGHTVAMGVLWRDHMSYLYHADPGMDTSTALGRIGLFPVTRSGLGMALLACQDDEDVRAMWVTSANETPVEQILTDLAEIREAGFALRAGKTERTVAVTVGSPPYAAIGMSGRFTDAHIPELVSALRHAAGKIEKNG; encoded by the coding sequence ATGTTGCCGTCTCAGCCGAACAAATCACTCCAGGACGGGCTCGACTGCCTGCAGTTGCTTGCCAGTTCCGCTGAGGCCCTCGGCTCACGCGAAGTCGCCAGACGGCTCGGGCTGGAGCCTTCTCGCGCAAACCGGCTGCTCAAGACCCTCGCGCACGTCCGGCTGATCGAGCAGAACGAGCGGCGCCGCTATCGTCCCGGCCCGGGAATCCATGCCCTGGCCGCGCAAAGCCTCTTCGGGTCCGGCCTGATCCGCCGCGCGCTCGGACCGCTCGGCGAGCTTCACGTCCACGGTCACACAGTGGCCATGGGCGTGCTCTGGCGCGACCACATGTCGTACCTGTACCACGCCGACCCGGGCATGGACACCAGCACGGCCCTCGGCCGGATCGGCCTCTTCCCGGTCACCCGATCCGGGCTCGGGATGGCACTGCTGGCCTGTCAGGACGACGAGGACGTCCGCGCCATGTGGGTAACCAGCGCGAACGAGACCCCGGTCGAGCAGATCCTCACCGATCTTGCGGAGATCCGCGAAGCCGGTTTCGCCCTGCGCGCCGGCAAAACCGAACGCACAGTTGCCGTCACCGTCGGCTCACCCCCGTACGCCGCGATCGGCATGTCCGGCCGCTTTACCGACGCACACATACCTGAACTCGTCAGCGCACTCCGGCACGCGGCAGGGAAGATCGAAAAGAACGGCTGA
- a CDS encoding DUF6458 family protein, with translation MGIGTSIFLIALGAILTFALDASVGGINLDVVGWILMGAGVLGLIMTALIFQRRRTAIVTTPEQPVEYRRVEERRDIAPPL, from the coding sequence GTGGGTATCGGCACCAGCATCTTCCTGATCGCGCTCGGCGCGATTCTCACCTTCGCGCTCGACGCGAGCGTCGGCGGCATCAACCTCGACGTGGTCGGCTGGATCCTGATGGGCGCCGGCGTACTCGGTCTGATCATGACGGCGTTGATCTTCCAGCGTCGCCGTACCGCCATCGTGACCACCCCCGAGCAGCCGGTCGAGTACCGCCGGGTCGAGGAGCGGCGGGACATCGCCCCGCCGCTGTGA
- a CDS encoding ABC transporter ATP-binding protein produces the protein MSTTPLSLPQPTARAPEFGRDALIVCENLVRIYQTGSIEVQALQGLDLAVESGELVAIVGASGSGKSTLLSILAGIDSPTAGRVRVDSWNLLTMSRADRVNYRRHTVGFVRQQTASNLIPYLTAREMVDLPMTAARTAKEERRERAAELLDSLGVADCADRRPGQLSGGQQMRVAIAVALANQPRILLADEPTGELDADTSAEVFGVLRDVNRRYGVTVVVVTHDPEVSGQVERTVAIRDGRTSSEVLRRTTTDAEGDTHTIAEEYAVMDRAGRVQVPREFRQALALTRRVRLALESDHITIHPDAGSGE, from the coding sequence ATGTCCACCACACCGCTGTCCCTGCCGCAGCCCACCGCGCGGGCGCCCGAGTTCGGCCGGGACGCGCTCATCGTCTGCGAAAACCTGGTGCGGATCTACCAGACCGGTTCGATCGAGGTGCAGGCACTGCAGGGACTGGACCTGGCCGTGGAGAGCGGTGAGCTGGTCGCCATCGTCGGCGCCTCCGGGTCGGGCAAGTCGACGCTGCTCTCCATCCTGGCCGGCATCGACTCCCCCACCGCCGGGCGGGTCCGCGTCGACAGCTGGAATCTGCTGACCATGTCCCGCGCGGACCGGGTGAACTACCGGCGGCACACCGTCGGGTTCGTACGCCAGCAGACGGCAAGCAACCTGATCCCCTACCTGACCGCGCGGGAGATGGTGGACCTGCCGATGACAGCGGCCCGTACCGCCAAGGAGGAACGCCGGGAGCGCGCGGCCGAACTGCTGGACAGCCTCGGCGTCGCCGACTGCGCCGACAGGCGTCCCGGGCAACTCTCCGGAGGGCAGCAGATGCGGGTCGCCATCGCGGTGGCGCTTGCCAACCAGCCGCGGATCCTGCTCGCCGACGAGCCGACCGGCGAGCTGGACGCCGACACGTCCGCGGAGGTCTTCGGTGTGCTGCGGGACGTCAACCGGCGCTACGGCGTCACAGTCGTCGTGGTGACCCACGACCCGGAGGTCAGCGGCCAGGTCGAACGGACAGTCGCGATCCGCGATGGGCGCACCAGCAGCGAGGTGCTGCGCCGTACCACCACCGACGCGGAGGGCGACACGCACACGATCGCCGAGGAGTACGCGGTGATGGACCGGGCCGGACGCGTCCAGGTGCCCCGGGAGTTCCGCCAGGCGCTGGCCCTGACCCGACGGGTCCGGCTGGCCCTGGAGAGCGACCACATCACCATCCACCCCGACGCGGGAAGCGGCGAATGA
- a CDS encoding ABC transporter ATP-binding protein: protein MSGEPLLRVRGVHRRFPTGPTVVHALRGVSFDVAAGSMVALVGRSGSGKTTLLNVLGGLDRPDAGTVHVDGTDVTALDEDGLSRLRREKVSYVFQSFGLIPVLSAAENVAAPLRLARVAPAERERRVELLLELIGLADHARQRPAELSGGQQQRVAIARALAASPQLLLADEPTGQLDAETGLSVMALLRGIVESEGVTVVVSTHDAVMMALADRVIRIHDGHLDEQAAGQPGEPVPDAR, encoded by the coding sequence ATGAGCGGCGAGCCTCTGCTTCGCGTACGCGGCGTACACCGGCGCTTCCCCACCGGGCCGACAGTCGTCCATGCCCTGCGCGGCGTGTCGTTCGACGTGGCCGCCGGTTCCATGGTGGCCCTCGTCGGCCGCTCCGGCTCGGGCAAGACCACCCTGCTCAACGTTCTCGGCGGCCTGGACCGCCCGGACGCCGGCACCGTGCACGTCGACGGCACCGACGTCACAGCCCTCGACGAGGACGGTCTGTCCCGGCTGCGACGCGAGAAGGTGTCGTACGTCTTTCAGAGCTTCGGGTTGATTCCGGTGCTGTCGGCCGCGGAGAACGTCGCCGCCCCGCTGCGGCTGGCCCGCGTCGCCCCGGCCGAGCGCGAGCGGCGGGTCGAGTTGCTGCTGGAGCTGATCGGCCTGGCCGACCACGCCCGGCAGCGGCCGGCCGAGCTGTCCGGCGGCCAGCAGCAGCGGGTGGCGATCGCCCGCGCGCTGGCCGCCTCGCCCCAGCTCCTGCTCGCCGACGAGCCCACCGGGCAACTGGACGCCGAGACCGGCCTGTCGGTGATGGCCCTGCTGCGCGGGATAGTGGAATCCGAAGGCGTCACAGTCGTGGTGTCGACGCACGACGCGGTGATGATGGCCCTGGCCGACCGGGTGATCCGCATCCACGACGGGCACCTCGACGAACAGGCGGCCGGGCAGCCGGGCGAGCCCGTGCCGGACGCCAGGTGA